One genomic region from Torulaspora delbrueckii CBS 1146 chromosome 4, complete genome encodes:
- the TRP1 gene encoding phosphoribosylanthranilate isomerase TRP1 (similar to Saccharomyces cerevisiae TRP1 (YDR007W); ancestral locus Anc_3.192) → MSIKTPIVKVCGLQSVEAASRAIENGATLIGIICVPNRKRTVDPQVAKEISRLVHDDSFNKVGTKLVGVFRNQALQEVKRIADDYNVDIIQLHGSEQWREFKEVLQKPIIKRMIFPADCEEVVELSRRRDLEVWPLFDSEAGGTGELLDWQDISNWSEAEGKGSKFILAGGLTTNNVSEALALSGVIGVDVSGGVETQGVKDLTKIDDFIAQAKS, encoded by the coding sequence ATGTCTATTAAAACGCCAATAGTCAAGGTCTGTGGTTTGCAATCAGTGGAAGCTGCTAGTAGAgctattgaaaatggtgCCACACTTATCGGAATAATATGTGTTCCTAATAGGAAGAGAACAGTTGATCCACAGGTTGCTAAGGAAATATCGCGACTTGTTCATGACGACTCATTCAATAAAGTCGGTACCAAACTCGTCGGCGTGTTTCGTAACCAGGCCTTACAAGAAGTCAAGAGAATTGCGGATGATTACAATGTGGATATAATACAGCTTCATGGTAGCGAACAGTGGAGAGAGTTTAAAGAGGTGCTACAGAAGCCAATAATAAAGAGAATGATCTTTCCCGCGGATTGTGAAGAAGTAGTTGAATTATCGCGACGCCGGGACCTAGAGGTTTGGCCATTATTCGACTCCGAGGCCGGTGGCACTGGTGAATTACTTGATTGGCAAGATATCTCGAATTGGAGTGAGGCTGAAGGCAAAGGATCAAAATTCATCCTTGCTGGAGGTTTGACTACCAATAACGTTTCTGAAGCGCTTGCTCTCAGTGGAGTGATTGGCGTAGATGTTAGCGGAGGAGTTGAAACACAAGGCGTTAAGGATTTAACAAAGATCGATGATTTCATTGCTCAGGCAAAGAGTTGA
- the IPP1 gene encoding inorganic diphosphatase IPP1 (similar to Saccharomyces cerevisiae IPP1 (YBR011C); ancestral locus Anc_3.191), producing MVYTTRQIGAKNTLDYRVFIEDDGKPVSPFHDIPLYADEEKQIFNMVVEIPRWTNAKLEITKEEDLNPIIQDTKKGKLRYVRNCFPHHGYIHNYGAFPQTWEDPNQIHPETKAVGDNDPLDVLEIGETIGYTGQVKQVKVLGIMALLDEGETDWKIITIDINDPLAPKLNDIEDVEKYFPGLLRATNEWFRIYKIPDGKPENQFAFSGEAKNKKYALDIIRETHESWKQLISGKAPDNKGIALVNTTVSDSPTYSPSIASKIPAASPQPDGPIDKSVDKWFFISGSA from the coding sequence ATGGTTTACACTACTAGACAAATTGGTGCTAAGAACACCTTGGACTACAGAGTTTTCATCGAAGACGATGGCAAGCCAGTCTCTCCATTCCACGACATCCCATTGTACgccgatgaagagaagcaaatcttcaacatgGTTGTCGAAATTCCTCGTTGGACCAATGCTAAGTTGGAAATcaccaaagaagaggattTGAACCCAATCATTCAGGACACCAAGAAGGGTAAATTGAGATACGTCAGAAACTGTTTCCCACATCACGGTTACATTCACAACTACGGTGCCTTCCCACAAACGTGGGAAGACCCAAACCAAATTCATCCAGAGACTAAAGCTGTTGGTGACAACGATCCTTTGGATGTTCTAGAGATTGGTGAAACCATTGGTTACACTGGTCAAGTTAAACAAGTTAAAGTTTTGGGTATCATGGCTTTGTtggatgaaggtgaaaCTGACTGGAAGATCATCACCATTGACATCAACGATCCATTGGCTCCAAAGTTGAACgacattgaagatgttgaaaaatactTCCCAGGTTTGTTGAGAGCTACCAACGAATGGTTCAGAATCTACAAGATCCCAGACGGAAAGCCAGAAAACCAGTTCGCTTTCTCCGGTGAAGCCAAGAATAAGAAGTATGCCTTGGACATCATCAGAGAGACTCACGAGTCCTGGAAGCAATTGATCTCTGGTAAGGCTCCAGACAACAAGGGAATTGCGTTGGTTAACACCACTGTCTCTGACTCTCCAACCTACTCTCCATCTATTGCCTCCAAGATTCCAGCAGCCTCTCCACAACCAGATGGTCCAATTGACAAATCTGTCGACAAGTGGTTCTTCATTTCTGGTTCCGCCTAA
- the TDEL0D04320 gene encoding glutaredoxin (similar to Saccharomyces cerevisiae YBR014C and YDL010W; ancestral locus Anc_3.189) codes for MSVSLKKRNLRVLSVTALLLLLVFFVVQNANSISFGEEELKAATFVNPVASGLTSAGTAVHNNDEIVVDKESGKKGKDQESALVDAEIDKIKQEVNSGSGASKDNSISQKAGSGSKDGTVSEGEFDPAKEYSMILGISPVIVFSKSFCPYSSRLKELLTKEYTITPSYVVIELDKHKHGVALQKFIEKKTGRATVPNLMINGKSRGGFDDIKALHSKGELLESLNKWGDGDFTVKQLEKPSNN; via the coding sequence ATGAGTGTTTCtttaaagaagagaaacTTGAGGGTTCTAAGTGTTACAGCTTTGCTACTACTGCTAGTGTTCTTCGTGGTTCAAAATGCAAACTCAATCTCttttggagaagaagaattgaaggcAGCTACTTTTGTCAATCCAGTAGCTAGTGGATTGACTTCTGCTGGTACGGCCGTTCACaataatgatgaaatcGTAGTAGATAAAGAATCTGGCAAGAAAGGCAAAGATCAGGAAAGTGCTCTAGTAGATGCAGAAATCgacaagatcaaacaaGAAGTGAATAGTGGTAGTGGAGCATCCAAGGATAACAGTATCAGTCAAAAAGCCGGTAGCGGGAGTAAGGACGGTACAGTCTCGGAAGGCGAGTTTGATCCAGCAAAAGAATATTCGATGATTCTTGGTATTTCGCCTGTTATAGTCTTCAGCAAGAGTTTTTGTCCGTACAGCAGCAGGTTGAAGGAACTTTTGACTAAGGAATATACGATAACTCCTAGCTATGTGGTCATTGAATTGGATAAGCACAAGCATGGAGTCGCTCTACAGAAGTTCATCGAAAAGAAAACCGGCAGGGCAACGGTTCCAAACTTGATGATAAATGGGAAATCAAGAGGTGGATTCGATGATATAAAGGCTCTGCATAGTAAGGGAGAATTACTGGAGAGTCTTAACAAATGGGGTGATGGGGATTTCACGGTGAAACAGCTGGAGAAACCTTCCAACAACTGA
- the MNN2 gene encoding alpha-1,2-mannosyltransferase MNN2 (similar to Saccharomyces cerevisiae MNN2 (YBR015C); ancestral locus Anc_3.188) — translation MALITKRYRKALKLATVVLVLCVTFIATSRFMDEGLSVSEYQDYIKSYLGNAQPADTISRNPAVDVGLNAGREPIANGGNAKLKKFYEQVFEDLKNYSPSSKSAREYSKQCSLSGDIGFRPENYNEWFKLTERELSQCLVVSNADVAKLRQSHSDYVKALGSLVLPKNSYKGQGIVTVGGGKFSLMALLVIKTLRNLHTTLPVEVFIPPSDEGETDLCETVFSKYNAKCIFLSDILPAPSLKKFQFTGYQFKSLALIASSFEDVLFLDADNFPVKTLDHIFEQDPYHSTGLVLWPDFWRRTTQPLFYDIAGIQVDRKKRVRNCFDDLTPPEVYTKNLGDLSNVPFHDLEGSIPEVSTESGQLMISKSKHLPTILLALYYNVNGPSWYYPMFSQRASGEGDKETFLTAASFYGLPYYQLKSATGVEGYHRPDGQGFRGVAMLQHDVTQDYMRYKTAQKAISNKYGAQAKISYDSSYSLHEFYKTYFGADEPNYPNEVDIMFAHSHAPKFEPYTLWKNQDLIWEGKHIRSYTALSKINRYDLELENFKAINEYVCVKRTNVKYLNENLATSAEWASMCDYIRDRLAYLQSTHVQAVSPSK, via the coding sequence ATGGCACTGATAACCAAGCGGTACCGTAAGGCGCTGAAGCTAGCGACGGTTGTCCTTGTGTTATGTGTCACATTTATCGCGACCAGCAGATTTATGGATGAAGGTCTATCTGTTTCCGAGTACCAGGACTATATAAAAAGCTACCTGGGGAATGCACAGCCTGCAGACACAATTTCTAGGAATCCTGCGGTAGACGTAGGCTTAAACGCTGGTAGGGAGCCTATTGCTAATGGCGGGAACGCTAAGTTAAAGAAATTTTACGAACAGGTCTTTGAGgacttgaaaaattactCTCCAAGTAGTAAGTCAGCCAGAGAGTACAGCAAACAATGTTCATTGAGTGGTGATATTGGGTTTCGTCCCGAAAACTATAACGAGTGGTTCAAACTCACGGAGCGAGAACTGTCACAGTGTTTGGTTGTTTCAAATGCAGATGTGGCTAAATTACGCCAGAGTCATTCCGATTATGTGAAAGCTCTTGGTAGCCTTGTTTTGCCCAAGAACTCTTACAAGGGGCAGGGTATAGTAACTGTCGGTGGTGGAAAGTTCTCTCTGATGGCTTTACTCGTCATCAAGACTTTGAGGAATCTCCATACTACCTTACCAGTAGAAGTATTCATCCCACCAAGTGATGAGGGAGAGACTGATTTGTGTGAGACAGTTTTCTCAAAATATAACGCCAAATGTATTTTCCTGTCAGATATACTACCTGCACCTTCTCtgaaaaagtttcaattcaCCGGGTACCAATTCAAATCATTGGCTCTTATTGCGTCCAGTTTCGAAGACGTTTTGTTTTTAGACGCTGATAACTTTCCAGTCAAAACATTGGATCACATTTTTGAGCAGGACCCATATCACTCGACTGGTCTTGTTTTATGGCCAGATTTCTGGAGAAGAACGACACAGCCATTATTCTATGACATCGCCGGTATCCAAGTCGATAGAAAGAAACGTGTTCGTAACTGTTTCGATGACTTGACACCACCAGAAGTTTATACCAAGAATCTTGGAGATTTGTCAAACGTACCGTTCCATGACTTGGAGGGTTCCATCCCGGAAGTTTCCACGGAATCGGGTCAACTGATGATCAGCAAATCCAAGCATTTGCCCACGATTTTGTTGGCCTTATACTATAATGTCAATGGTCCAAGTTGGTATTATCCAATGTtttctcaaagagcttCTGGTGAAGGTGACAAGGAGACGTTCCTCACGGCTGCAAGTTTCTATGGGCTGCCGTATTATCAATTAAAGAGTGCAACTGGTGTTGAAGGTTATCACAGACCAGATGGACAAGGTTTTCGTGGTGTGGCAATGTTACAGCACGATGTGACTCAGGATTATATGCGGTACAAGACCGCGCAAAAAGCAATCTCTAACAAATACGGAGCACAAGCCAAAATCAGTTATGACAGTAGTTACTCATTGCACGAGTTTTACAAGACTTATTTTGGTGCAGATGAACCCAACTACCCTAACGAGGTCGACATCATGTTTGCACATTCGCATGCACCTAAATTCGAACCTTACACTCTGTGGAAAAATCAGGACTTAATCTGGGAAGGTAAACATATCCGTTCCTACACTGCATTGTCCAAGATAAATCGCTATGATCTCGAATTGGAGAATTTTAAAGCCATAAATGAATACGTTTGCGTCAAGAGAACAAATGTTAAATACCTGAATGAGAATTTGGCGACAAGCGCTGAATGGGCATCAATGTGTGATTACATCAGGGATAGGCTTGCTTACTTACAGTCAACACATGTCCAAGCAGTCTCGCCGTCCAAATAG
- the TDEL0D04340 gene encoding uncharacterized protein (similar to Saccharomyces cerevisiae YDL012C and YBR016W; ancestral locus Anc_3.187) has protein sequence MSAKEYYSQSETKETYNRPNIPPPGHGKTAGAPNGQYVETQNERGFFSGNQQQPQYYQQQQYQQQQYPPQQYPQYYQQGPPQHQQQPIYVQQQPPKSGNQDCLTACLAAMCICCTLDMLF, from the exons ATGTCTGCTAAAGAGTACTATTCACAATCTGAAACAAAAGAGACC TACAACCGTCCTAACATTCCTCCCCCTGGTCATGGGAAGACCGCTGGAGCACCAAATGGTCAGTATGTGGAAACTCAAAATGAAAGAGGCTTTTTCAGCGGAAACCAACAACAACCGCAATAttaccaacaacaacaataccaacaacaacaatatCCCCCACAACAATACCCACAGTACTACCAACAGGGTCCTCCTCAGCACCAGCAGCAGCCTATCTATGTGCAGCAACAACCCCCAAAGAGTGGTAATCAAGACTGTCTGACCGCTTGTTTGGCTGCTATGTGTATCTGCTGTACTTTGGACATGCTGTTCTGA
- the SLX5 gene encoding SUMO-targeted ubiquitin ligase complex subunit SLX5 (similar to Saccharomyces cerevisiae SLX5 (YDL013W); ancestral locus Anc_3.186): MVGGSANYVGPSDPVSNSDDVILIESDDEQHSSRDSGLRSSTTRDTMSPNSNGSNQSEVVSRESSRNADSVSPMGSTAEYIDLEMEPAGNEEQDDMIVYDERLSTPRDAEDDELIFVQEQTRPSTIQLNLPGRNPMRITATEYDRPARRSFEQQASNRQLRHQTRVARRQPMRRAARRANHSMNGYESDDGGLTSNRNQINYDPEFAAIQRRLDSYPLDIRSAFLHAQNMNEFSSIIENVDPLTWQDCRYDLERLFMDYRRMMARRAAQIGQNMPGYRSPPNRTQGNADLLRRLGPLGVRIGIGTGMGESLTHYILEPGIFGYGSFRMIGNPGGFDDGMEEEARTQSILNAIQEREEQERDAQTKSNMEKTRSQEENFIEKCKNLPEGYSASFDTTPTTVRLEPLNDGNKQAIVVEDESAIAEWEEIAVCCLCGVELGVGLPDDFTGISADDRHLSFDELVTKYCSHCPYQSLTSANGTERALSMKTFVASCGHTFCGRCVVRIENARTHSKSSKKELSKFKGPLHPDNYGPRLCPATGCKQNIRLGRTKMREAFF, from the coding sequence ATGGTGGGGGGATCAGCGAATTATGTTGGTCCAAGTGACCCAGTTTCGAATTCGGATGATGTCATATTGATTGAAAGTGACGATGAACAGCATAGTTCAAGAGATAGTGGACTCCGAAGCTCGACCACTCGTGATACGATGAGTCCAAACTCCAACGGTAGTAATCAATCAGAAGTAGTCTCTAGGGAGAGTAGTCGAAATGCGGATTCTGTATCGCCCATGGGTTCAACTGCCGAGTACATTGATCTGGAAATGGAACCTGCGGGGAATGAAGAGCAAGACGATATGATAGTATATGATGAAAGACTAAGCACACCACGAGAtgcagaagatgatgaacttatATTTGTACAAGAGCAAACTAGGCCTTCTACAATACAACTTAATTTACCAGGACGAAATCCCATGAGGATCACCGCAACGGAGTATGATAGGCCCGCTAGACGTTCGTTTGAACAACAAGCGAGTAATCGCCAACTGCGACATCAGACTCGAGTAGCAAGACGGCAACCGATGCGGCGAGCAGCTCGGAGAGCTAATCATTCAATGAATGGATATGAATCGGATGATGGCGGCTTGACATCAAATCGAAACCAAATAAATTACGATCCAGAATTTGCAGCAATACAACGAAGGCTAGATAGTTATCCCCTCGATATCCGAAGTGCTTTCCTGCATGCTCAAAACATGAACGAATTCAGTTCTATAATAGAGAATGTAGATCCTCTCACTTGGCAAGACTGCAGGTACGACCTAGAACGATTGTTTATGGATTATAGGCGGATGATGGCTAGGAGAGCAGCACAAATTGGTCAGAACATGCCAGGATACAGATCGCCTCCAAACAGAACACAAGGAAACGCGGATCTACTTCGTAGATTGGGGCCATTGGGCGTACGAATAGGAATTGGAACTGGGATGGGAGAGAGTCTCACCCATTATATATTGGAGCCTGGTATCTTTGGCTATGGCTCCTTTCGCATGATTGGGAACCCTGGCGGTTTCGACGATGGAATGGAGGAAGAAGCACGCACACAGAGCATACTGAATGCAATTCAGGAACGGGAAGAGCAGGAACGTGATGCTCAGACAAAATCAAACATGGAGAAGACAAGGTCACAGGAGGAAAATTTTATAGAGAAATGCAAGAACCTACCGGAAGGTTACAGTGCATCATTTGACACTACGCCCACAACAGTCAGATTAGAACCGCTAAACGACGGTAACAAGCAAGCAATTGTGGTCGAGGACGAGTCTGCCATTGCCGAATGGGAAGAGATTGCTGTATGCTGTCTTTGCGGAGTGGAATTGGGAGTGGGACTACCAGACGACTTTACTGGTATAAGCGCAGATGATCGGCATCTATCTTTTGACGAACTAGTGACCAAGTACTGTTCACATTGTCCCTACCAGAGTCTCACATCTGCAAATGGTACCGAAAGAGCTCTATCTATGAAAACTTTTGTAGCGAGTTGCGGTCATACTTTCTGCGGACGATGTGTCGTTAGGATAGAGAATGCTCGGACCCATTCCAAAAGCAGTAAGAAGGAACTATCTAAATTCAAAGGTCCCTTGCATCCGGATAACTACGGTCCTAGGCTATGCCCAGCAACGGGTTGCAAGCAAAACATTCGGCTAGGTAGAACCAAGATGAGAGAAGCCTTTTTCTAG
- the TDEL0D04360 gene encoding uncharacterized protein — protein MNEPKSGAAAITFLTLYAIYFVFAVFAVTKLGFKTRYSFLVFFAALRIGAQVSATAFSSLGLETASGVNCLIAYLVLGAEGYFTLILCALSFLIKGEFEVYGTSQFKPSKEQANEKYPDSPSKARRMRFLSFAATFHWVLIPANILIIVGGSKMTSITTKAGNHGEEMRQAKGLRGAGQGIFLAETVVLFLLALYLFFWRNVRGYKVKAVIVAWPFLLVRGIFGVISVFVDKFNYYDFDNYTAAGLKPSFLCGEYIMGATMEFVSATLLLSTFYVHYRSELKKIEMWNRKRH, from the coding sequence ATGAATGAACCTAAATCTGGGGCCGCTGCAATCACATTTCTAACACTGTATGCAATCTATTTTGTTTTTGCAGTTTTTGCAGTTACAAAGCTAGGGTTCAAAACGCGTTATTCATTTTTGGTGTTCTTTGCAGCACTACGCATAGGGGCACAAGTAAGTGCCACTGCTTTCAGTTCACTTGGACTAGAAACTGCTTCAGGAGTCAATTGCTTAATAGCATACTTAGTGTTAGGAGCCGAAGGGTATTTTACACTAATTCTATGTGCATTGAGTTTTTTAATCAAAGGAGAATTTGAAGTATATGGAACATCTCAATTTAAACCTTCAAAAGAACAAGCCAATGAGAAATATCCCGATAGCCCTTCAAAAGCCAGAAGAATGAGATTCTTGTCCTTTGCAGCTACTTTCCATTGGGTTTTGATCCCTGCTAATATATTGATCATTGTTGGAGGGAGTAAAATGACTAGTATTACCACTAAAGCTGGGAATCATGGTGAAGAAATGCGACAAGCAAAGGGTTTGAGAGGTGCAGGACAAGGGATTTTTTTGGCTGAAACGGTGGTTTTATTCTTACTGGCATTGTATTTGTTTTTTTGGAGGAATGTGAGAGGGTATAAAGTAAAGGCAGTTATAGTCGCATGGCCATTTTTACTTGTTCGAGGGATTTTTGGGGTTATTTCGGTAtttgttgataaatttaACTATTATGACTTTGATAATTACACTGCTGCAGGGTTGAAACCATCGTTTTTGTGTGGCGAGTATATTATGGGGGCGACCATGGAATTCGTTAGTGCTACTTTGTTATTATCCACATTCTATGTTCATTATAGAAGCGaattaaaaaaaatcgaGATGTGGAATCGCAAGCGGCACTAA
- the NOP1 gene encoding rRNA methyltransferase NOP1 (similar to Saccharomyces cerevisiae NOP1 (YDL014W); ancestral locus Anc_3.185) — MSFRPGSRGGARGGSRGGFGGARGGSRGGFGGGRGGSRGGFGGGRGGPRGGSRGGFGGGRGGGRGGPRGGSRGGPRGGARGGARGGAKVVLEPHKHDGVFIARGKEDLLVTKNMAPGESVYGEKRVSIEEPSKEDGVPPTKVEYRVWNPFRSKLAAGIMGGLDELFIAPGKKVLYLGAASGTSVSHVSDVVGPEGVVYAVEFSHRPGRELISMAKKRPNVIPIIEDARHPQKYRMLIGMVDCVFADVAQPDQARIIALNAHMFLKDQGGVVISIKANCIDSTVDAETVFAREVQKLREERIKPLEQLTLEPYERDHCIVIGRYMRSGLKK; from the coding sequence ATGTCATTCAGACCTGGTAGTAGAGGTGGTGCCCGTGGTGGTTCCCGTGGTGGATTTGGCGGTGCCCGTGGTGGTTCCCGTGGTGGATTTGGCGGTGGCCGTGGTGGTTCCCGTGGTGGATTTGGTGGTGGCCGTGGTGGTCCAAGAGGTGGTTCCCGTGGTGGCTTCGGCGGTGGTCGTGGTGGTGGCCGTGGTGGTCCAAGAGGTGGTTCCCGTGGTGGTCCAAGAGGTGGTGCCAGAGGTGGTGCAAGAGGTGGTGCCAAAGTTGTTCTAGAGCCTCATAAGCACGATGGTGTTTTCATCGCTAGAGGTAAGGAAGATCTTTTGGTGACTAAGAACATGGCTCCAGGTGAATCTGTCTATGGTGAAAAGAGAGTTTCCATCGAAGAACCTTCGAAGGAAGATGGTGTTCCTCCAACCAAGGTCGAATACCGTGTTTGGAATCCTTTCAGATCTAAGTTGGCTGCAGGTATTATGGGTGGTCTAGATGAATTGTTCATCGCTCCAGGTAAGAAAGTTCTATATCTAGGTGCAGCTTCTGGTACCTCCGTCTCTCACGTTTCCGATGTTGTTGGTCCAGAAGGTGTTGTCTACGCCGTTGAATTCTCCCACAGACCTGGTAGAGAATTGATCTCTATGGCTAAGAAGAGACCAAATGTTATCCCAATCATCGAGGATGCCAGACACCCACAAAAATATAGAATGCTTATTGGTATGGTCGATTGTGTCTTCGCTGATGTTGCCCAACCTGATCAAGCTCGTATCATTGCCCTAAACGCACAcatgttcttgaaggaCCAAGGTGGTGTTGTCATCTCCATTAAGGCTAACTGTATTGACTCTACTGTCGATGCTGAAACTGTTTTCGCCAGAGAAGTACAAAAGCTACGTGAAGAACGTATCAAGCCTTTGGAACAACTGACTTTGGAACCTTACGAAAGAGATCATTGTATCGTCATTGGTAGATACATGAGAAgtggtttgaagaaataa
- the TSC13 gene encoding trans-2-enoyl-CoA reductase (NADPH) TSC13 (similar to Saccharomyces cerevisiae TSC13 (YDL015C); ancestral locus Anc_3.184): protein MGFTVKSRSKSLKDTKIADGKGVTLQSLLGEISRQNRSINKNRLRLTYLKEEKQVPVSETFFEEQANLNDVEFFVKDLGPQVSWRLVFVVEYLGPILVHSLFYYLSKCPTLVRKYHSKSVEYNPFMNKLAYTLIMGHYLKREFETLFVHQFSQSTMPLFNIFKNSFHYWVLNGAIAFGYFGYGFIFSNAKLFEAYSTLKLNNLGALVALFTLAECWVAYIHIKLRLWGEAQAKQGNTKKRVPINDGIFALLVAPNYAFESWAWIIFSLIFKLNLFALIFTAVSVAQMYLWAQKKNKRYGTKRAFLIPYIF from the coding sequence ATGGGTTTTACAGTAAAGTCCCGTTCTAAGTCTTTGAAGGACACCAAGATTGCTGATGGAAAAGGGGTTACTCTGCAATCGCTTCTTGGGGAGATCTCCAGGCAGAATAGATCCATCAATAAGAATAGATTGAGATTGACGTACTTGAAAGAGGAGAAGCAGGTTCCTGTTAGTGAAACTTTTTTCGAAGAACAGGCCAATTTGAATGATGTGGAGTTTTTTGTCAAGGATTTGGGTCCTCAAGTTTCATGGAGATTGGTGTTTGTTGTCGAGTATTTGGGTCCTATACTAGTCCATTCATTATTTTATTATCTATCAAAATGCCCAACTCTAGTGCGCAAGTATCATAGTAAATCTGTTGAGTATAATCCTTTCATGAACAAATTGGCCTACACTTTAATTATGGGTCATTATCTGAAAAGAGAGTTTGAAACTTTGTTTGTACACCAGTTTTCTCAAAGTACTATGCCgcttttcaatattttcaagaactcaTTCCATTACTGGGTATTAAATGGTGCCATTGCCTTTGGTTATTTTGGATATgggttcatcttcagtaaTGCAAAGCTTTTCGAAGCATACagcactttgaaattgaataatttaGGTGCTCTAGTGGCTCTCTTCACTTTGGCAGAGTGCTGGGTCGCTTACATTCACATAAAGTTACGTCTATGGGGTGAAGCTCAAGCTAAGCAGGGAAACACTAAGAAGCGTGTGCCAATTAATGATGGTATCTTTGCTTTATTGGTTGCTCCGAATTATGCCTTCGAATCGTGGGCTTGGATcatcttctctttgattttcaagctcaatTTGTTTGCACTAATTTTCACTGCCGTCTCAGTCGCCCAAATGTACCTGTGggctcaaaagaagaacaagagatATGGGACTAAGagagctttcttgatccCTTATATCTTTTAG